TTTTGCCATTATAGCTCCCCTTGTTAATAGTTGATTTGCAATTGTCCTGCAGGACTAAGCCACCTCGAGCCACACGTTTTCTCGATACCCATACAAAGCTGTATTACTTCCTTATATGAATTAATATATTGTTCTTTCCAATGAGCACAGGACTGACTTTATTTCGCGGGTTTAAATGTGTCGTTTAACGTAGTTGCCGCAGTATGTTGGCTGAAATTCCAACGATTGCCAGACCTCGTAAGCTTAAAAATCTCTTCGTTATTGAGTTGTCGAGAGAGATGAGCTATGCTCTGTATTTTTAAACCGGCCCGTGTTGCCTGGCGGCTTTTCCTCCTGCGCACGAACTTGGGTTGCTTAACCTGGTCTCCTTTTATCAGATTCCCTTGCCATGAAATCGCCAACTCTCCCGATAAATAAATCCTGTCTGATGTGTTCTCCGATACTTTGCGGTCAAAGGATAGATGTATCTTTACTACCAGCACCTGCCCGGAGAAGTTTTCGTTCCGTTGGATTAAGTAGGTTACTGATGGACGCAGGCTAAAACTACGCCATTATGAAACAATTGTTACTTTCTGTTTGCTTTATAATCGTGCTTTCCAACAGCACTGCGGGGCAGTCGGTTGGGTGGCTTATGAAGGGGTTTCCTGCCAATCACATTTATAAACCTCCAGATACTGCAACTGCGCTGCGCATGATAAAGCTAGCTTCCGCTTGCCTGTTCAAAGCAGGAGAACTTGCAGTAGATCTTGACTCTGCGGCTGTCTTGCTACGGAATGCCCGTAAGGTTTTTGAGGCGGTGAACTATACTCCGGGCCTCAATTTGGTGCGCCCGATAGAAATTAATTTGGCGCGCGAGCAATTGAATTTTCCCATGTTAAAAACCTTCTTTTCAGGAACTGATATTCAGGAAAAGATAATGGTGAGTAAGCTATTAACCTGGGCTTACTGGGATCAACATAAAAAGGATAGCATTTCAGCGGATAGCGCTCTGCTTTATGCCAAAATGATGGAGCGGCTGGCGGTGGAAAATAGGTTTCCAGCCATGGCCAACGAAGCGCAGTATTATATTGCCCGAAGTTATTTGGCAATGGGTAATCTTACGCAGTTTAAGGTGCACATGCTTGTAATGGCAAAGTATCATGCAGATCGGAACGAACTGCGTTCCGAGTTAGATGTATGGGGTGTTTTAAATTCATTTTTAAAAAATAGGGATACAGTGGCCCCCAGCCGCTTTGAGGTTAATCAGCGAAGGCTCATATTAGCAAGGAAGCTGGGGATAAGGGAAATAGAAGTAGATGCCCTTTTTCGGCTGGGTGAACAGTATTCCCAGCGTGGAAGAAGAACTGAAGCAGAGAAAGTGCTGATGGAGGCATATGAAAAGCATGTGCCCGCCGGGCCTGTTAAACTTTATTCAATCCTCGATTTGCTTACCCGATTGCACCAGTCGGGTGGTAATGCCGATAAGGCTATCCACTATGCCTGGGCTACACTGGAGAGTGCGATAAAAGCGACCGATAACAAACTGACGCATGATAACTACCGGCTTCGTTTAGGAGAAGTCTTAACCAATTTCGGACGAAATGAATTGTTTTATGAGATGATGAGCGATTATATAGAAGGAACCCCGGAACAGCAGGCCACCAGCTGGTTCTACATTCTCAATCACGCAGCGGGGCTTCTATACCGTAAGAACCCGGCTAAAGCGTTGGCTTACCTACAGGATCGGCAGACAAATTTGCCGGCTCATCCGTTTTACAGGGCTTTAGCTAATAAAATGGCGGGACAAATCAGTCTTGACCTGAAAAATGTAGCGGGTGCTCGTAAATATATGCTCGCCGCCTTGGCCGATTCTAGCGCCCTGTACGCCAATAGTTCCAGTTACTTGTTGGCTGACATTTATCTCTATCTCGCGCAGATGGCCGGCATGGAGCAGCAGTATGATGAAGTGCTGAAGTATATCGAGCATGCCGATCGTGTACCCAAAAGCCTGGTGCCACTGTCGCGGGAGTTGGCAAGCGAGCATATGCGTTTTAAGGTAGATAGTATCAGGGGGAATTTTGACGGGGCATTGCTACACCATATTCGCTTCAAAATGCTAAGCGACAGTATCAACAACCTGGAAAAGATCGGACAAATGGAGGAGTTGAACATTCGTTATAAAACTGCCGAGCAAAATAGAACGCTCGGAGAACGTGCGCGCGAGATTGCCTGGTTAACGAATGAAACACGCCTGCGGGACTCACTGTTATATGCCACCAAATTTAATGCAGCACGGGAAGATACTTTCCAGTTGCAACGTATTGACGCGGCCAACCAACTAGCAAGACTAAGGGGCGATTCGCTTCATAATTCGCAGGAAGTGAACAGGTTTCTAAGCAGCAAA
This genomic interval from Chitinophaga horti contains the following:
- a CDS encoding tetratricopeptide repeat-containing sensor histidine kinase — translated: MKQLLLSVCFIIVLSNSTAGQSVGWLMKGFPANHIYKPPDTATALRMIKLASACLFKAGELAVDLDSAAVLLRNARKVFEAVNYTPGLNLVRPIEINLAREQLNFPMLKTFFSGTDIQEKIMVSKLLTWAYWDQHKKDSISADSALLYAKMMERLAVENRFPAMANEAQYYIARSYLAMGNLTQFKVHMLVMAKYHADRNELRSELDVWGVLNSFLKNRDTVAPSRFEVNQRRLILARKLGIREIEVDALFRLGEQYSQRGRRTEAEKVLMEAYEKHVPAGPVKLYSILDLLTRLHQSGGNADKAIHYAWATLESAIKATDNKLTHDNYRLRLGEVLTNFGRNELFYEMMSDYIEGTPEQQATSWFYILNHAAGLLYRKNPAKALAYLQDRQTNLPAHPFYRALANKMAGQISLDLKNVAGARKYMLAALADSSALYANSSSYLLADIYLYLAQMAGMEQQYDEVLKYIEHADRVPKSLVPLSRELASEHMRFKVDSIRGNFDGALLHHIRFKMLSDSINNLEKIGQMEELNIRYKTAEQNRTLGERAREIAWLTNETRLRDSLLYATKFNAAREDTFQLQRIDAANQLARLRGDSLHNSQEVNRFLSSKWDLQNDLLEQTRRTHNLTVTGAVLLALLLLLGYNRYRLKQRSNRQLQMQQKVIQTKNQSLEKLVTEKEWLLKEVHHRVKNNLQVVASLLNIQSFYLRDDSAISAIRDSQRRVNAISLIHKKLYQSDNSAMINMPQYIKELLSCLYEYSEGERDIQFRTDVADVTLSIREALPIGLILNEAVTNAFKYAFEKSGIITITLKPEEEGSMLLSIADNGRGLTIEVGEDTPPSLGISLMQGLAKDLEGEFQMLDRNGTTIIVRFPLEVLIT